From one Nonomuraea polychroma genomic stretch:
- a CDS encoding ABC transporter ATP-binding protein has protein sequence MTLDAHLVVTRPAFALDIALEVAAGEVVALLGPNGAGKTTALRALAGLTAMTGGHVVLDGGPVHELAAELRPIGMVFQDYLLFPHLSALDNVAFGPRCQGASKSEARRTAATLLERVGLADHAAAKPRRLSGGQAQRVALARALAVRPRLLLLDEPLAALDAHTRLEVRSQLRRHLADFDGATVLVTHDPLDAMVLADRLIVIEHGAVVQQGPPAEVSRRPRTDYVARLVGLNLYRGTADGPRVKVGDLVITTSDRVEGPAFVAFPPAAVALYRTRPDGSPRNVWQARIDGIERHGDNVRVHLDGPITAFADITPAAVADLDLTPGQQVWASVKATETHTYPA, from the coding sequence ATGACCCTCGACGCTCACCTGGTGGTCACCCGGCCCGCCTTCGCCCTCGACATCGCCCTGGAGGTCGCCGCCGGAGAGGTGGTGGCGCTGCTCGGCCCCAACGGCGCGGGCAAGACCACCGCGCTGCGCGCCCTGGCCGGCCTGACCGCCATGACGGGCGGGCACGTGGTCCTGGACGGCGGCCCCGTGCACGAGCTGGCCGCCGAGCTGCGCCCGATCGGCATGGTCTTCCAGGATTACCTGCTCTTCCCGCACCTGTCCGCCCTGGACAACGTCGCGTTCGGGCCGCGCTGCCAGGGCGCCTCCAAGAGCGAGGCCCGCCGCACCGCCGCCACCCTGCTGGAGCGCGTCGGCCTGGCCGATCATGCCGCCGCCAAACCGCGGCGCCTGTCCGGCGGCCAGGCCCAGCGCGTCGCCCTGGCCCGTGCGCTGGCCGTACGACCACGCCTGCTGCTGCTGGATGAGCCGCTGGCCGCGCTGGACGCCCACACCCGGCTGGAGGTCCGCTCCCAGCTACGCCGCCACCTGGCCGACTTCGACGGCGCCACTGTCCTGGTCACCCACGACCCCCTCGATGCCATGGTGCTGGCCGACCGGCTGATCGTCATCGAGCACGGGGCGGTCGTCCAGCAGGGCCCCCCGGCCGAGGTCTCCCGCCGGCCACGCACCGACTATGTCGCCCGCCTGGTCGGGCTCAACCTGTACCGAGGGACGGCCGACGGGCCTCGGGTCAAGGTGGGCGACCTGGTGATCACCACGTCGGACCGCGTGGAGGGGCCGGCGTTCGTCGCGTTCCCGCCGGCGGCCGTGGCCCTGTATCGCACCCGGCCGGACGGCAGCCCCCGCAATGTCTGGCAGGCCCGCATCGACGGCATCGAACGCCACGGCGACAACGTCCGCGTGCACCTCGACGGCCCGATCACCGCCTTCGCCGACATCACGCCCGCTGCCGTGGCGGACCTCGACCTGACCCCCGGCCAGCAGGTGTGGGCCTCGGTCAAGGCCACCGAGACCCACACCTATCCCGCATGA
- a CDS encoding NAD-dependent epimerase/dehydratase family protein: protein MRVLVIGGSGFLGRAVVEEALARGHEVTTFNRGRSGVDVPGVEAVRGDREAPGDLERLVDGRTWDFVVDTSGYVPRVVGASARALSGHVGTYAFISTISALAGFPGKPAGEDAEIWPCEPDAGPDDGNYGVLKAGCERAVEQGFDGNVLIVQPGIILGPHEDVARLPWWLTRIARGGQVLAPGEPDAPLQFVDARDLGIFTLDQAEGGASGRFLVTGPVGQTTYGEWLESCKEATGSDAEFVWVDSAFLAEQGAGTFVELPLWGGPPSAETETFWSVPTAKAQAAGLRIRPVAETVRDTWEWLREIPEKRRNFGNNTTHGIAPEKEAAILAAWASHADSSGSE from the coding sequence ATGAGGGTTCTTGTCATCGGTGGTTCCGGCTTCCTGGGGCGCGCCGTCGTGGAGGAGGCGCTGGCCCGGGGGCACGAGGTCACGACATTCAACAGAGGGCGCAGTGGCGTTGACGTGCCCGGGGTCGAGGCGGTGCGCGGCGACCGGGAGGCGCCGGGTGACCTCGAGCGGCTCGTGGACGGGCGCACGTGGGACTTCGTGGTGGACACGTCCGGCTACGTACCGCGGGTGGTGGGTGCGTCGGCCCGGGCGTTGTCCGGGCACGTGGGAACGTACGCGTTCATCTCCACCATCTCGGCACTGGCCGGCTTCCCCGGCAAGCCGGCCGGGGAAGACGCGGAGATCTGGCCGTGCGAGCCGGACGCCGGGCCCGACGACGGCAACTACGGGGTGCTGAAGGCGGGGTGCGAGCGGGCGGTCGAGCAGGGGTTCGACGGCAACGTGCTGATCGTCCAGCCCGGCATCATCCTCGGTCCGCACGAGGACGTGGCCAGGCTGCCGTGGTGGCTGACCAGGATCGCGCGGGGCGGGCAGGTGCTGGCGCCGGGCGAGCCGGACGCGCCGCTGCAGTTCGTGGACGCGCGCGACCTGGGCATCTTCACGCTCGACCAGGCCGAAGGCGGCGCGAGCGGCCGGTTCCTGGTGACGGGTCCGGTCGGCCAGACCACGTACGGGGAGTGGCTGGAGTCGTGCAAGGAGGCGACCGGGTCCGACGCGGAGTTCGTGTGGGTGGACAGCGCCTTCCTGGCCGAGCAGGGGGCGGGGACGTTCGTGGAGCTGCCGTTGTGGGGCGGACCGCCGTCGGCGGAGACCGAGACGTTCTGGAGCGTGCCGACGGCCAAGGCACAGGCGGCCGGGCTGCGCATCCGTCCCGTCGCGGAGACGGTGCGCGACACGTGGGAGTGGTTGCGGGAGATCCCGGAGAAGCGCCGCAATTTCGGCAACAACACCACGCACGGGATCGCGCCGGAGAAGGAGGCCGCGATTCTCGCCGCGTGGGCGTCCCATGCGGATTCATCCGGTTCTGAGTAG
- the modA gene encoding molybdate ABC transporter substrate-binding protein: protein MVSKRLSRWALAVPVALMIAGLAGCGSSQPAGTSASDASSAAGGGAKEVTVFAAASLTGTFTELGKTFEAAHPGTTVRFNFGSSATLAQQIIQGAPADVFAAASPAIMKTVTDAGLAGSPTTFVRNKLQIAVPADNPGKVEELKDLADPKVKVALCAEQVPCGAAAIKALGAAGLKVTPVTLEQDVKATLTKVELGEVDAALVYKTDVIASAGKAKGIDFPEADQAINDYPIAPLTRAPAGDLARQFVDLVLSQQGKDVLAKSGFEAP from the coding sequence TTGGTGTCCAAGCGTCTTTCCCGATGGGCCCTCGCCGTTCCCGTCGCGCTCATGATCGCCGGGCTGGCGGGCTGCGGATCCAGCCAGCCGGCCGGCACGTCGGCGTCCGATGCGTCCTCTGCCGCGGGTGGGGGCGCCAAGGAGGTGACGGTGTTCGCGGCGGCGTCGCTGACCGGCACCTTCACCGAGCTCGGCAAGACGTTCGAGGCCGCTCATCCGGGCACGACGGTGAGGTTCAACTTCGGCTCCAGCGCGACCCTGGCCCAGCAGATCATCCAGGGGGCGCCGGCTGACGTGTTCGCCGCCGCCAGCCCCGCCATCATGAAGACGGTGACCGACGCCGGGCTGGCCGGTTCGCCGACCACGTTCGTGCGTAACAAGCTGCAGATCGCCGTGCCCGCGGACAACCCGGGCAAGGTGGAGGAGCTGAAGGATCTGGCCGACCCGAAGGTGAAGGTGGCGCTGTGCGCCGAGCAGGTGCCCTGCGGGGCAGCCGCGATCAAGGCGTTGGGCGCGGCGGGGCTCAAGGTCACTCCCGTCACCCTGGAACAGGACGTCAAGGCCACGCTCACGAAGGTCGAGCTGGGTGAGGTGGACGCGGCGCTGGTCTACAAGACCGACGTGATCGCCTCGGCGGGCAAGGCGAAGGGCATCGACTTCCCCGAAGCCGACCAGGCGATCAACGACTACCCGATCGCCCCGCTGACCAGAGCGCCCGCCGGTGACCTGGCACGGCAGTTCGTGGACCTCGTGCTGTCGCAGCAGGGCAAGGACGTGCTGGCCAAGAGCGGCTTCGAGGCACCCTGA
- a CDS encoding YbhB/YbcL family Raf kinase inhibitor-like protein, producing MRRTTVTVTTVVAAFALSGCAGLIGRSQAQDIAEINVSSPELRDGKPLPREYSCRGDGVSPPLRWSSQPLPEAKSIAIVVDSRESSEATVNWVLYNIPATTTELGPNAADDPPEGTGQAKVTSGKTGYDPPCKSPGSYRFTVYTLNGKVDVSEGTPLPTILKKIADKTIARGRLTAVDLE from the coding sequence GTGCGACGCACCACCGTCACTGTGACGACGGTGGTCGCGGCGTTCGCGCTGTCGGGTTGCGCCGGCCTCATCGGCAGATCACAAGCCCAGGACATCGCGGAGATCAACGTTTCGAGCCCGGAGTTGCGCGACGGCAAGCCGCTGCCGCGCGAGTACTCCTGCCGGGGAGACGGGGTCAGCCCTCCGCTGCGCTGGTCGAGCCAGCCGCTGCCGGAGGCCAAGTCGATCGCGATCGTGGTCGACTCGCGTGAGTCGTCGGAAGCGACCGTGAACTGGGTGCTCTACAACATTCCCGCGACCACGACCGAGCTGGGGCCCAACGCCGCCGACGATCCCCCGGAAGGGACCGGGCAGGCCAAGGTGACCAGCGGCAAGACGGGATACGACCCCCCGTGCAAGTCTCCGGGAAGCTACCGCTTCACGGTTTACACGCTGAACGGCAAGGTCGACGTCTCGGAGGGCACGCCGCTCCCCACGATCTTGAAGAAGATCGCGGACAAGACCATAGCCCGCGGCCGCCTCACAGCCGTTGACCTTGAGTGA
- a CDS encoding serine hydrolase, with protein sequence MPPKLGAPVARWRTTLGSVVAAVAPLVVLTSSVPLPDPVPLDPVPVAMTTTPAPAPAAVKAKPPKRSSSSYKKALTRSLEDLPGRFAVSAHDLTTGRSYTYNRGLRTATASIVKVDIVMALLLRAQRQRRGLSSWERRAAARAIKVSDNAAASALWSAIGGASGLAAANKKFGLRDTRPGPGGAWGATTTSAADQVRLLTALTSRKSPLSAKNRRYVLGLMSDVAPEQSWGVSASGRKGAEVALKNGWLPREWHGGLWTVNSIGQVRDRGHTYLIAVISERHGSMGAGVKTVERVSRLVTKAMSRAAS encoded by the coding sequence GTGCCGCCCAAGCTCGGGGCGCCGGTGGCGAGGTGGCGTACGACGCTGGGATCGGTCGTGGCCGCGGTCGCGCCGCTGGTCGTCCTCACCTCGAGCGTCCCCCTGCCTGACCCCGTCCCCCTCGACCCCGTTCCCGTCGCCATGACCACGACTCCGGCCCCGGCCCCCGCTGCGGTGAAGGCCAAGCCGCCGAAGCGGTCGTCCTCCTCGTACAAGAAGGCCCTGACCCGCTCCCTGGAGGACCTCCCAGGCCGTTTCGCGGTGTCGGCCCACGATCTGACCACCGGTAGGTCCTACACCTACAACCGCGGGCTGAGGACGGCCACGGCCAGCATCGTCAAGGTGGACATCGTGATGGCGCTGCTGCTGCGGGCCCAGCGCCAGCGCCGCGGCCTCAGCTCCTGGGAGCGGCGCGCGGCGGCGAGGGCCATCAAGGTCAGCGACAACGCCGCCGCCTCGGCGCTGTGGTCGGCCATCGGCGGCGCGTCCGGGCTGGCCGCCGCCAACAAGAAGTTCGGGCTGCGCGACACGCGTCCGGGACCGGGCGGGGCATGGGGCGCGACCACCACCAGCGCCGCCGACCAGGTCCGCCTGCTGACCGCGCTCACCTCGCGCAAGAGCCCGCTCTCCGCGAAGAACCGCAGGTACGTGCTGGGCCTGATGTCCGACGTGGCGCCCGAGCAGTCGTGGGGCGTCAGCGCGTCGGGGCGCAAGGGGGCGGAGGTGGCGCTCAAGAACGGCTGGTTGCCGCGCGAGTGGCACGGAGGGCTGTGGACGGTCAACAGCATCGGTCAGGTACGGGATCGCGGGCACACGTACCTGATCGCGGTGATCTCCGAGCGGCACGGCTCGATGGGGGCGGGCGTCAAGACGGTGGAGCGTGTCAGCCGGCTCGTCACCAAGGCCATGTCCCGGGCGGCTTCGTAG
- a CDS encoding SulP family inorganic anion transporter: protein MLRDTKSSWLSTLRHDVPASLVVFLVAVPLSLGIAMASGAPLAAGLIAAVVGGIVAGALGGSAVQVSGPAAGLSLVVVDLVHTYGWRATCMITLLAGAVQLLLGVFRAARAALAVSPAVIHGMLAGVGVIIALSQLHVVLGGSSQHSAVANLVELPGQIADLHGHKVAVGLLTITVLAVWTRLPAAIKVIPAPLAALLVAAVTAWAFGWDVTRVDLSDSLTEWAFPVLPQGDWHLVVASVLLVALLAGCESLLCCVAVDGMHGGRRADLDQELTGQGVANMVTGALGGLPVAGVIVRSTANARAGARTRASTILHGVWVLVFAIGFGWTITLIPMEALAALLVFIGVQMVNLGHIKKVHGHGEVPVYVVTLAAVILLGLAEGVLAGLALAALLALRRLTWVTVLKRPDKDGRLHVTISGSLTFLGVPRLTHELRAIPAGTPVDLDLNIDFMDNAAFEAIHSWRLDHERMGGTIDIDELHDEWYTLAASGARMFPVKSPPVAPDRWWLPWAQRHRRPGHRMVPSIGGAMRVECQLTAGAREYHRRTAPLVKPIFSELARKQQPTHLFITCADSRIVPSLITASGPGDLFTVRNIGNLVPRRGSEPHDDSVVAAIEYATQVLGVHTITVCGHSGCGAMAGVLSAGVQAGSLPGLRRWLRHGNHSLATFIETEGGRLHSGALDVLCRVNVQQQLENLRTYRKVDEQVRAGKLELVGLYFDIATARVHLVPPLRSTPSVKMHDRRVPAGEE from the coding sequence ATGTTGCGCGACACAAAGAGTAGCTGGCTGAGCACCCTCCGGCATGACGTGCCAGCCTCGCTCGTGGTTTTCCTCGTCGCGGTGCCCCTGTCTCTGGGCATCGCGATGGCCTCGGGCGCGCCGCTCGCCGCGGGGCTGATCGCCGCCGTGGTGGGCGGCATCGTGGCGGGCGCGCTGGGCGGCTCAGCCGTGCAGGTCAGCGGTCCCGCCGCCGGGTTGTCCCTGGTGGTCGTGGATCTGGTGCACACATACGGATGGCGCGCCACCTGCATGATCACCTTGCTGGCCGGGGCGGTACAGCTCCTGCTGGGGGTCTTCAGAGCGGCCAGGGCGGCGCTCGCGGTGTCGCCGGCCGTGATCCACGGCATGCTGGCGGGCGTCGGCGTGATCATCGCGCTGTCCCAGCTCCACGTGGTGCTGGGCGGCAGCTCGCAGCATTCGGCCGTGGCGAACCTGGTCGAGCTGCCCGGCCAGATCGCCGACCTGCACGGGCACAAGGTGGCGGTCGGGCTGCTCACGATCACGGTGCTGGCGGTGTGGACGCGGCTGCCCGCAGCGATCAAGGTGATCCCCGCCCCGCTGGCCGCGCTGCTGGTGGCGGCGGTCACGGCGTGGGCGTTCGGCTGGGACGTCACTCGAGTGGACCTCTCCGACAGCCTCACCGAGTGGGCGTTCCCCGTGCTGCCGCAGGGCGACTGGCATTTGGTGGTGGCATCGGTGCTGCTGGTGGCGCTGCTGGCCGGGTGCGAGTCGCTGCTGTGCTGTGTCGCCGTCGACGGCATGCACGGCGGCCGCCGCGCCGACCTCGACCAGGAGCTGACCGGTCAGGGTGTGGCCAACATGGTCACGGGCGCGCTCGGCGGGCTGCCGGTCGCCGGGGTGATCGTGCGGAGCACGGCGAACGCGCGGGCCGGCGCCCGTACCCGGGCCTCGACGATCCTGCACGGGGTGTGGGTGCTGGTGTTCGCGATCGGGTTCGGCTGGACGATCACGCTGATCCCGATGGAGGCGCTGGCAGCGCTGCTGGTGTTCATCGGCGTGCAGATGGTGAACCTGGGCCACATCAAGAAGGTGCACGGACACGGCGAGGTGCCGGTGTACGTGGTGACGCTGGCCGCGGTGATCCTGCTGGGGCTGGCCGAAGGCGTGCTGGCCGGGCTGGCCCTGGCCGCGCTGCTCGCCCTGCGCCGCCTGACGTGGGTCACCGTGCTGAAACGTCCGGACAAGGACGGCCGGCTGCACGTGACGATCTCCGGGTCGCTGACGTTCCTGGGCGTGCCCCGGCTGACGCACGAGCTTCGCGCGATCCCCGCGGGCACGCCCGTGGATCTGGACCTGAACATCGACTTCATGGACAACGCCGCCTTCGAGGCCATCCACTCCTGGCGGCTGGACCACGAGCGGATGGGCGGCACGATCGACATCGACGAGCTGCACGACGAGTGGTACACGCTGGCGGCCAGCGGAGCACGCATGTTCCCGGTGAAGTCGCCGCCGGTGGCGCCGGACCGCTGGTGGTTGCCGTGGGCGCAGCGGCACCGGCGGCCCGGGCACCGTATGGTGCCGTCGATCGGCGGAGCCATGCGGGTGGAGTGCCAGCTGACGGCGGGCGCCCGCGAATACCACCGGCGTACGGCGCCGCTGGTGAAGCCCATCTTCAGCGAGCTGGCCCGCAAGCAGCAGCCGACGCACCTGTTCATCACGTGCGCGGACTCCAGGATCGTGCCGAGCCTGATCACGGCGAGCGGGCCCGGCGACCTGTTCACGGTGCGCAACATCGGCAACCTGGTGCCGCGCAGAGGATCGGAGCCGCACGACGACTCGGTGGTGGCGGCGATCGAATACGCGACGCAGGTGCTGGGGGTGCACACGATCACGGTGTGCGGCCACTCCGGGTGCGGCGCGATGGCTGGGGTGCTGAGCGCGGGCGTGCAGGCAGGCAGCCTGCCGGGGCTGCGCCGGTGGTTGCGGCACGGCAACCACAGCCTGGCCACGTTCATCGAGACCGAGGGCGGTCGGCTGCACAGCGGGGCGCTGGACGTGTTGTGCCGGGTCAACGTGCAGCAGCAGCTGGAGAACCTGCGGACGTACCGGAAGGTGGACGAGCAGGTCAGGGCGGGGAAGCTGGAGCTGGTGGGGTTGTACTTCGACATCGCCACGGCCAGGGTGCATCTCGTGCCGCCGCTGCGCTCTACGCCCTCGGTGAAGATGCATGATCGGAGGGTCCCCGCAGGCGAAGAATGA
- a CDS encoding TOBE domain-containing protein: MTTFRISEAAALLGVSSDTVRRWVDAGRLTAERDEHGHRQVNGADLAAFARAQVGVIGDGGRSSARNRFRGIVTEVIRDAVMAQVEIAAGPFRVVSLMSRQAADELGLEAGVVAVAVIKSTNVVVEIPGQERVAGSP, from the coding sequence GTGACGACGTTTCGGATCAGCGAGGCCGCCGCGCTGCTGGGGGTCAGCTCCGACACCGTACGCCGCTGGGTGGATGCGGGACGGCTGACGGCCGAGCGGGACGAGCACGGCCACCGGCAGGTGAACGGCGCAGATCTGGCCGCGTTCGCCCGCGCCCAGGTCGGGGTCATCGGCGACGGCGGTCGTTCCTCGGCGCGTAACCGGTTTCGCGGGATCGTCACCGAGGTGATCCGCGATGCGGTGATGGCGCAGGTGGAGATCGCCGCGGGGCCGTTCCGGGTGGTGTCGCTGATGAGCCGCCAGGCTGCCGACGAGCTCGGCCTGGAGGCGGGGGTGGTGGCGGTCGCCGTGATCAAGTCCACCAACGTCGTCGTCGAGATCCCCGGCCAGGAACGCGTGGCCGGCAGCCCGTGA
- a CDS encoding ABC transporter permease — translation MVTPQRTDPPDGAARRSASARQRSGRLPWMLVVPALLGLAFLVLPLAGLLIRAPWSTLPQRLAQPHVLEALRLSLVCATIATALCLLLGVPLAWLLARVDFPGRRVVRALVTVPLVLPPVVGGVALLLVLGRRGLLGQWLESTFGITLPFTTAGVVVAEAFVAMPFLVISVEGALRGADQRFEEAAATLGASRWVVFRRVTLPLIMPGVVAGAVLCWARALGEFGATITFAGNFPGTTRTMPLAVYLALETDPEAAIVLSLVLLAVSVIILASLRDRWVNSP, via the coding sequence ATGGTCACTCCTCAGCGCACCGATCCGCCTGACGGGGCCGCGCGACGTTCGGCGTCCGCCCGCCAGAGGTCCGGCCGCCTGCCCTGGATGCTGGTGGTGCCCGCGCTGCTCGGGCTGGCGTTCCTGGTGCTGCCGCTGGCCGGGCTGCTGATCCGCGCTCCCTGGTCCACGCTGCCGCAGCGGCTGGCCCAGCCGCACGTGCTGGAGGCGCTGCGGCTGTCACTGGTGTGCGCCACCATCGCCACGGCGCTGTGCCTGCTGCTCGGCGTGCCGCTGGCCTGGCTGCTGGCCCGGGTCGACTTCCCCGGCCGGCGGGTGGTGCGGGCCCTGGTGACCGTCCCGCTGGTGCTGCCCCCAGTGGTCGGCGGTGTGGCGCTGCTGCTGGTGCTGGGGCGGCGCGGCCTGCTCGGGCAGTGGCTGGAATCCACGTTCGGGATCACGCTGCCCTTCACCACGGCCGGGGTCGTCGTGGCCGAGGCGTTCGTGGCGATGCCGTTCCTGGTCATCAGCGTCGAGGGCGCGTTGCGCGGCGCCGACCAGCGTTTCGAGGAGGCCGCCGCGACGCTCGGGGCCTCGCGCTGGGTCGTCTTCCGCCGCGTCACCCTGCCGCTCATCATGCCGGGCGTGGTGGCCGGGGCGGTGCTGTGCTGGGCTCGGGCGCTGGGCGAGTTCGGCGCCACGATCACGTTCGCGGGCAACTTCCCCGGCACCACCCGCACCATGCCGCTGGCCGTCTACCTCGCCCTGGAGACCGACCCGGAGGCGGCCATCGTGCTGAGCCTCGTCCTGCTGGCCGTCTCGGTCATCATCCTGGCCAGCCTGCGGGACCGGTGGGTGAACAGCCCATGA